The nucleotide sequence CACTAAAAAAGACCGTTCTACAATATGCCGACCATTGGAACCTAGATGATGATTTCAAAAATTGGGTCCTTACGGCCAACCATTTCTGCAGTACTTTGGTAGACCGCATCGTTTCGGGCTACCCTACCGACCGCGCCGATGAAATTGAAAAAGAACTAGGCTATAACGATGAACTTTTGGTAGCCGGGGAATATTACCACAGTTGGGTCATTCAGGCCGATGAAGCCGTACAAAAAGAACTTCCCTTTGCCGAAACCGACCTCAATGTAGAATTTGTAGAAGACCTCGCCCCCTATCGCGAGATGAAAGTACGCATCTTGAACGGTGCCCATACCTCGATGGTGCCAGTGGGCTATTTGGCCGGCATCCGTTTTGTAAAAGAGGCCATGGAAGACAAAGATGTAAGCCATTTTGTGGAAAGCCTTCTTTTAGAGGAAGCTGCCCAAACACTTAACTTTCCCAATGCGGTAAAAAACAAGTTTGTTGCCGACGTACTCGATCGTTTTAGAAACCCACTGTTGAAACACCAGCTCATCAGTATTTCCTTAAACAGTACGTCAAAGTTCGTTGCCCGCCTCTTACCCACCTTAAAGGACTATTACAATACCCAAGGCCAATTGCCAAAGCGTATCGTATTCGGACTTTCGGCTTTGCTCCGTTTTTACAAGGGGGAATTCAAGGGAGAAACTATCAAGCTTAACGACGATAAGGCGGTTCTTGCTTTCTTCGATTCGGAATGGAAAAAAGTGGATGACGGCACTTCCAACCTAATTGATTTTGTTGAGACCGTACTTAAAAACGAAACCATTTGGGGGGAAGACCTGACCCAAATAAAAGGTTTGGCAAACCGTATTGCCGGGAACATACAAAATATAGAAGCCGAGGGAATTGTTTCTTGCTTGAGAAAGCTATAACCTAAACCTTGTTTAAAAAAGTGAAAAATGACAATAGATAGTCACCAACATTTTTGGAATTACGAAGCGGTCAAACACTCCTGGATCGATGACGAAATGTCGTCCATTCGCAAAGATTTTCTTCCTGAAGACCTAAAAAAGGTATATCAGGAAAATGGAATTGATGGTTGTGTTGCCGTACAGGCCGACCAAACCCTTGAAGAAACCGATTTTTTACTGGAACTGGCCAAACAGAACGATTTTATCAAAGGGGTTGTCGGATGGGCAGACCTTCGGTCAGGGCATATCGATTCCGTCTTGGAAAAGTACAGTAGCGAGCAATTCTTGAAAGGATGGAGGCATGTGGTACAAGGTGAAGCCGATCATAATTTTTTACTCCGACCTAATTTCCTAAGGGGAATTTCATTGTTGGAAAAATACGGTTACACTTACGATATTCTGGTCTTCCCCCATCAATTAGGGGCTGTATTGGAGTTCGTCAGAAAGTTTCCGAACCAGAGATTTGTTATTGACCATATCGCGAAGCCTTACATCAAAGACGGATTTTATGATGGTTGGGCCTCATTGATGAAGGAAATAGGAAAACAAGAAAACGTATGCTGTAAGCTATCGGGCATGATTACGGAAGCCGATTATAACTCATGGACTCCCGAGCAACTGCACCCCTATATGCATTTGGTACTTGAAGCCTTCGGTAGCGAACGTGTTATGTTCGGGTCTGACTGGCCCGTATGCCTGGTCGCCGGTAATTACGGCCAAGTAAAGGGTGTCGTAACCGATTTTATTTCAACCCTTGGCGAAGAAGACCAACAAATGATCATGGGTGCCAACGCAGAGGCATTCTATAACTTATAAACCCCATTGTCCAAACAATACAAACGGGACACCTACTATTAAAGACCCGAAAAAATGTATTCACGGCAGTAATAAAAATAAAGAACAAATGGATTTAAATTTAAAAGGAAAGGTAGTGGTAATCAGTGGAGCTGCCGGAAAGGAAGGCAGTATAGGTGAGACCATATTACAACGTTTGGCCGAAGAAGGCGCCATCCCTGCGGTAATCGACCGTAATGCCAGAGGCTTTGGTTATATAGAAAAAATTCAGGCCAAAGGTATCGATGCCATTTTCTGCCAGACCGATGTTACCGATCCACAACAAATTGAAAATGCCGTAAATACTATCGCCAAAAAATATGGCCGTATCGATGCGGTCATCAATAATGTGGGAGTAAACGACGGTGTTGGCCTTGATGCCAGCTATGAAGAGTTTATGGATTCGCTTAAACTCAATATGGTAAGTTATTTTCTTATTGTCAAACATGCCTTGCCCCTATTGATAAAGTCGAAAGGGAACATTCTGAACATAGGTTCCAAGGTGGCCCTTACCGGTCAAGGAAGAACCTCTGGTTACGCAGCTTCCAAAGGCGGGGTACTCGGACTCACCCGTGAATGGGCCGTTGACCTGGTCAAACACGGAATTCGCTCAAATGCCATCATTATTGCCGAAAGCTGGACCCCTTCATACGATACTTGGATAAAAACCTTACCCAATGGTGAAGAAAAATTGCAGTCTATCGTCAAGAAAATCCCATTGGAAAACCGAATGACGAGTACCGATGAAATAGCCGATACTTGCTTGTTTACCATTTCCAGCAGGTCATCACATACCACAGGCCAATTTATTTTTGTCGATGGCGGCTATGTGCATTTAGACCGTTCCTTACTTACCGAAGATTAAACAACCCAACTTAAAAATAGAACCATGACAAAAAACACCAAGATACCTGTAGTTCCCAAGAACTTGCTAGTACCCTTTATTGCGGCAACCTCAATTTTTGCGCTTTGGGGTTTTGCCAATGATTTGACGAATCCAATGGTAGCCGCCTTTAAAAAGGTAATGATCTTATCTAACGAAGAGGCCTACAATGTACAATTTGCATTTTATTTTGGCTACGGTGTTATGGCTATTCCCGCCGCATTGTTCATTCGAAGGTTCAGTTATAAATCAGGCCTCCTCCTCGGTTTGGCCCTTTATGCCCTAGGTGCCATTCTATTCTATCCGGCAGCGGAAAACGGATCATATACTTACTTTCTGATCTCTCTATTCGTAATTACTTGTGGATTAGGATTTTTGGAAACCACATCCAACCCCTTGATACTCTCCATGGGCGATAAGGAAACGGCCACCCAAAGATTAAATTTGGCCCAATCGTTCAACCCTATCGGTTCGTTGACAGGAATGCTCATTGCCAAATTCGTGGTGCTCGACCGCATTCTCTCAGCCGATTATGCCGATAGTTCGGAAATCGTTGCCTTAGGGGCGGAAAAAGCCGCGGAAATCAAAGCTTTTGACCTAAATATCATTAGTGGGCCCTATATAGCCGTAGGGGTCTTTGTGGCCTTGGTCTTTTTTGTTATTTGGAAAACCAAAATTCCTGCCATGGTCATGGGCGACCATCTATCCGTTAAAGAATCGGTAAACCGTATTTTTAAAAGTAAGACCTTTTTATTGGGGGTAATAGCGCAAATGTTCTATGTAGGCGCCCAAATTATGTGTTGGACGGCTATTTTCCAATTGGTAGAATACCTGAACGAATCTCAAAATTTAGGTGTAGATGCCACTTGGTGGAATATTACCGCCATGGTTTCCTTTGTAACCACGCGTTTTATCGGAACGGCCTTGATGAAAAAAATAAACCCTGCCAAGATGTTGGCCTATTTTGGGGTTGCGGCTGCCTTGATGTGCGGAGGAATTATTATGACCACAGGCATCCTAAGCTTGGTCTTTTTGGTTTTGGTATCGGTATTCATGTCGATTATGTTCCCTACCATTTACGGTCTCGCACTTAAAGATATGGGAGAAGAAGCCAAATTGGCCTCATCAGGACTTATTATGGCGATTGTAGGAGGGGCTTTTTTACCAAAGCTTCAAGCCAGTATAATGGATTTTGGGGATACCGTAAACGGCCAAGAAGTTTTTGGCGATAAAATAGCCGGAAACATCACCGAAATTCATTTCTCCTTCCTATTGCCAATGATATGCCTACTTTTTGTTGCCTTCTACGGAATGTATGCCTTTAAAGTAACCCAATCAAAAATTGCCTAAAATGAAAACAAAACGTTATTGCTACTCTTGCGATCTTAAAGACGACCCTCAACTCATTGCCGAATACAAAGAATACCATGCCGAGGGCAATGCCCGACCGGCCATAACAAAAAGCATTAAAGATGCCGGTATTGTCGATATGCAGATTTTCTTGACCGGTAACCGTATGTTCATGATCATGGAGGTCGACGAAACCTTCGATGCCCAAAGGAAAGCCGAAATGGACGCCAACAACCCAGACGTACAAGAATGGGAACAATTGATGTGGAAGTACCAACAAAGCCTACCATGGGCCAAAAATGGAGAAAAGTGGATCGAACTAGAGCGTATCTTCAAACTCTAAGTCGAAACCTTATAAAAATAAGCTGAGCGTAGTAGAAAACCTAAATAGGATTTTCCGCTACGCTCAGACTTTTTTTATCTAAACCCTAGTAGTCTTAATTAATCGTTCCAGTGGGCATCGATAACTTTTTGAATATGTGGATATTTCTCGTCCGTTTCGTTCAAATCTTC is from Zobellia galactanivorans and encodes:
- the fucP gene encoding L-fucose:H+ symporter permease; its protein translation is MTKNTKIPVVPKNLLVPFIAATSIFALWGFANDLTNPMVAAFKKVMILSNEEAYNVQFAFYFGYGVMAIPAALFIRRFSYKSGLLLGLALYALGAILFYPAAENGSYTYFLISLFVITCGLGFLETTSNPLILSMGDKETATQRLNLAQSFNPIGSLTGMLIAKFVVLDRILSADYADSSEIVALGAEKAAEIKAFDLNIISGPYIAVGVFVALVFFVIWKTKIPAMVMGDHLSVKESVNRIFKSKTFLLGVIAQMFYVGAQIMCWTAIFQLVEYLNESQNLGVDATWWNITAMVSFVTTRFIGTALMKKINPAKMLAYFGVAAALMCGGIIMTTGILSLVFLVLVSVFMSIMFPTIYGLALKDMGEEAKLASSGLIMAIVGGAFLPKLQASIMDFGDTVNGQEVFGDKIAGNITEIHFSFLLPMICLLFVAFYGMYAFKVTQSKIA
- a CDS encoding L-rhamnose mutarotase; the encoded protein is MKTKRYCYSCDLKDDPQLIAEYKEYHAEGNARPAITKSIKDAGIVDMQIFLTGNRMFMIMEVDETFDAQRKAEMDANNPDVQEWEQLMWKYQQSLPWAKNGEKWIELERIFKL
- a CDS encoding tagaturonate reductase; the protein is MHILNHTTTPNRIQRPIKVMQFGGGNFLRAFVDWMVHVLNQETDFNGDIAIIKPTAGGDYSELKDQDGLFTVVLDGIKNGKLVAEKTLVTEVQSVIHSYNEWAGYLKLAENEDLRFVVSNTTEAGIKFNADDKFDVNPPREFPAKLTVWLYHRFKHFKGEIDKGCILLPCELIEDNGTALKKTVLQYADHWNLDDDFKNWVLTANHFCSTLVDRIVSGYPTDRADEIEKELGYNDELLVAGEYYHSWVIQADEAVQKELPFAETDLNVEFVEDLAPYREMKVRILNGAHTSMVPVGYLAGIRFVKEAMEDKDVSHFVESLLLEEAAQTLNFPNAVKNKFVADVLDRFRNPLLKHQLISISLNSTSKFVARLLPTLKDYYNTQGQLPKRIVFGLSALLRFYKGEFKGETIKLNDDKAVLAFFDSEWKKVDDGTSNLIDFVETVLKNETIWGEDLTQIKGLANRIAGNIQNIEAEGIVSCLRKL
- a CDS encoding SDR family oxidoreductase, encoding MDLNLKGKVVVISGAAGKEGSIGETILQRLAEEGAIPAVIDRNARGFGYIEKIQAKGIDAIFCQTDVTDPQQIENAVNTIAKKYGRIDAVINNVGVNDGVGLDASYEEFMDSLKLNMVSYFLIVKHALPLLIKSKGNILNIGSKVALTGQGRTSGYAASKGGVLGLTREWAVDLVKHGIRSNAIIIAESWTPSYDTWIKTLPNGEEKLQSIVKKIPLENRMTSTDEIADTCLFTISSRSSHTTGQFIFVDGGYVHLDRSLLTED
- a CDS encoding amidohydrolase family protein translates to MTIDSHQHFWNYEAVKHSWIDDEMSSIRKDFLPEDLKKVYQENGIDGCVAVQADQTLEETDFLLELAKQNDFIKGVVGWADLRSGHIDSVLEKYSSEQFLKGWRHVVQGEADHNFLLRPNFLRGISLLEKYGYTYDILVFPHQLGAVLEFVRKFPNQRFVIDHIAKPYIKDGFYDGWASLMKEIGKQENVCCKLSGMITEADYNSWTPEQLHPYMHLVLEAFGSERVMFGSDWPVCLVAGNYGQVKGVVTDFISTLGEEDQQMIMGANAEAFYNL